In Hymenobacter sublimis, a single genomic region encodes these proteins:
- the ispE gene encoding 4-(cytidine 5'-diphospho)-2-C-methyl-D-erythritol kinase encodes MLVFPNAKLNLGLYITSQRPDGFRNLESVFVPLPWTDALEVLPAPETTLTLTGIPIPGEPATNLCLRAYELLRADFNLAPVHLHLHKVVPIGAGLGGGSADAAFALRALSDLFQLGLPPEALESYARRLGSDCAFFVRNKPVFAYEKGDVFEEISLNLSGTACKVIYPGLHISTAEAYARVQARTPRHDLRATLAQPLETWRATVSNDFEEALTPHYPVLGELKSALYAAGAAYASLSGSGSAVYGLFPGLQVPPTMQLPAGYQVWDGQL; translated from the coding sequence ATGCTCGTTTTCCCCAACGCCAAGCTCAACCTGGGCCTCTACATCACCAGCCAGCGCCCCGACGGGTTTCGCAACCTCGAATCGGTGTTTGTGCCCCTACCCTGGACCGACGCGCTGGAAGTGCTGCCCGCCCCCGAAACTACCCTGACGCTCACCGGAATTCCTATTCCCGGTGAGCCGGCAACCAATCTGTGTTTGCGGGCCTACGAGCTGCTCCGCGCCGATTTCAACCTGGCGCCGGTACACCTGCATTTGCATAAAGTAGTGCCCATCGGGGCCGGATTGGGCGGCGGCTCTGCTGATGCCGCATTTGCGCTGCGGGCGTTAAGTGACCTGTTTCAGTTGGGCCTACCCCCCGAGGCACTGGAAAGCTACGCCCGCCGCCTGGGCTCCGACTGTGCTTTTTTCGTTCGCAATAAGCCGGTTTTTGCCTACGAAAAGGGCGACGTGTTCGAGGAAATCAGCCTGAACCTGAGCGGTACGGCCTGTAAAGTCATCTACCCCGGCCTGCACATCAGCACTGCCGAAGCCTACGCCCGCGTACAAGCTCGCACCCCACGCCACGACCTACGTGCGACCCTGGCTCAGCCCCTGGAAACCTGGCGCGCTACCGTCAGTAATGATTTTGAAGAGGCCCTGACGCCACACTACCCAGTGCTCGGTGAACTTAAGTCGGCGCTGTACGCGGCTGGCGCAGCCTACGCCAGCCTGTCGGGCTCTGGATCGGCGGTGTACGGGCTGTTTCCGGGCCTACAGGTGCCACCCACTATGCAGCTGCCAGCCGGGTACCAGGTCTGGGACGGGCAGTTGTAA
- a CDS encoding DMT family transporter, translating into MLKDYLRLHFIVLLWGFTAILGKLISLPPVELVFWRTLLAAAGLAGLVVARRQSLWMPAGEALRLLGIGALVATHWITFFLAARMSSVSVCLAGLATLALWTSLLEPLLLWRRVRFYEVGLGLLTMVGLYLVSQAELDQLAGLLVAIVSAGLSALFSVFNSKLVKRHTPLRLTLYEMTGACLSIALFMPLYGRYFTEGRGVQLALSGLDWLWLLVLAGVCTVYAFSTSVELMKRISAFVVNLTINLEPVYGIILAVLMYTLRIPGFGQEKLSTKFYLGTVIILLSVLIHPIIEQWNRRRIRPKEAADVLVG; encoded by the coding sequence ATGCTCAAAGACTACCTCCGCCTGCATTTTATAGTATTGCTCTGGGGCTTCACGGCCATTCTGGGCAAGCTCATTTCCCTGCCGCCGGTAGAGCTAGTGTTCTGGCGCACATTGCTGGCGGCCGCGGGGCTGGCCGGATTGGTTGTGGCGCGGCGGCAGTCCCTGTGGATGCCGGCCGGCGAAGCCCTGCGCCTGCTGGGTATAGGGGCGCTGGTGGCCACGCACTGGATTACTTTTTTCCTCGCGGCCCGCATGTCGTCGGTGAGCGTGTGCCTGGCGGGTTTGGCCACGCTGGCCCTCTGGACTTCCCTGCTGGAACCCCTGCTGCTGTGGCGGCGGGTGCGGTTTTACGAGGTAGGGCTGGGGCTGCTAACCATGGTGGGGCTCTACCTCGTGTCGCAGGCCGAGCTGGACCAGTTGGCGGGCCTACTGGTGGCCATTGTTTCCGCGGGACTGTCGGCATTGTTCAGCGTGTTTAACTCTAAGCTGGTAAAGCGCCACACCCCGCTCCGCCTGACCTTGTACGAAATGACCGGAGCCTGCCTGAGCATTGCCCTGTTTATGCCCCTGTACGGGCGTTATTTCACGGAGGGCCGCGGCGTACAGTTGGCACTTTCGGGCTTGGACTGGCTGTGGCTGCTGGTGCTGGCCGGCGTGTGCACGGTGTATGCCTTTTCTACTTCCGTGGAGTTGATGAAGCGCATTTCGGCCTTCGTAGTGAACCTGACCATTAACCTGGAGCCGGTGTACGGCATCATCCTGGCCGTGCTCATGTACACGCTGCGCATTCCCGGCTTCGGCCAGGAAAAGCTCTCCACCAAATTCTACCTGGGCACTGTCATTATTCTACTGAGCGTGCTTATTCACCCCATCATCGAGCAGTGGAACCGCCGCCGCATTCGCCCCAAAGAAGCCGCCGACGTGCTGGTAGGGTAG
- a CDS encoding LptF/LptG family permease, with amino-acid sequence MKLLDKYIIKKFLTAFFFTVVLLVSVICVIDFTEKNDDFLKHDLGAWQIVSEYYVNLFPYFANLLSPITVFIAVVFVTAQLASRTEVVAMLASGISFKRFLLPYIMGSAILGVLTMAMTGWLIPIANKTRVQFEKAYIKNPYRFDARNVHIKIGPKSYAFMESYDNVNNVGYKFALETIEGTLLKRRMTAEAITWDSTKRAWKLTPQVIRTFNGDKETLQSLPARDTTLNLYPKDFASTYRLAETLTLPELNRYINQKIARGADDTQVYLSEKYERYAYPYAMFILTVIGVIMSARKSRAGVGGQIALGFVLAFVFIIFVILSRNLAAVGTLSPLLAAWVPSLVFTLIGLFLYRVVPR; translated from the coding sequence ATGAAGCTGCTCGATAAGTACATTATAAAGAAGTTTCTCACTGCGTTTTTCTTCACGGTGGTGCTGCTGGTGTCGGTTATCTGCGTGATTGACTTCACGGAGAAAAACGACGATTTTCTGAAGCACGACCTGGGCGCCTGGCAGATTGTATCGGAGTACTATGTGAACCTGTTTCCGTACTTCGCCAACTTGCTCTCCCCCATCACGGTGTTTATTGCGGTGGTGTTCGTGACGGCCCAACTGGCCTCGCGCACGGAGGTAGTGGCCATGCTGGCTTCGGGCATCAGCTTCAAGCGGTTTTTGCTGCCCTACATTATGGGTAGCGCCATTTTGGGAGTGCTGACCATGGCCATGACGGGCTGGCTAATTCCGATTGCCAACAAAACCCGGGTGCAGTTCGAGAAGGCCTACATCAAAAATCCCTACCGCTTTGATGCGCGCAACGTGCACATCAAAATCGGGCCGAAGAGCTACGCCTTCATGGAGAGCTACGACAACGTGAACAACGTGGGCTACAAGTTTGCGCTGGAAACCATTGAAGGCACGCTGCTCAAGCGCCGCATGACGGCCGAAGCCATCACCTGGGACTCCACCAAACGGGCCTGGAAGCTCACGCCCCAGGTAATCCGCACTTTCAACGGCGACAAAGAAACCCTGCAGAGTCTGCCCGCCCGCGACACCACCCTCAACCTCTACCCCAAGGACTTTGCTAGCACCTACCGCCTGGCCGAAACCTTGACCCTACCCGAGCTCAACCGCTACATCAACCAGAAAATAGCCCGCGGCGCCGACGATACCCAGGTGTACCTCAGCGAAAAATACGAGCGGTACGCCTACCCCTATGCCATGTTCATCCTGACGGTGATTGGGGTGATTATGAGTGCGCGCAAGAGCCGGGCCGGCGTGGGCGGGCAAATTGCGTTGGGTTTCGTGTTGGCCTTCGTGTTCATCATTTTTGTGATTCTGAGCCGCAACCTGGCCGCCGTAGGTACCCTCTCGCCATTGCTGGCGGCCTGGGTGCCTAGTTTAGTTTTCACCCTGATCGGGCTGTTCCTCTACCGGGTAGTTCCGCGCTAA
- the tgt gene encoding tRNA guanosine(34) transglycosylase Tgt, giving the protein MTFDLIANDPHSKARAGVVHTDHGAIETPIFMPVGTAGTVKAVQQRDLKDDIQAQIILGNTYHLYLRPGLEVLSKAGGLHKFNGWDRPILTDSGGYQVYSLSGTRKIKEEGVKFRSHIDGSQHLFSPEGVMDIQRTIGADIIMAFDECTPWPCEYDYAARSLDMTHRWLQRCIQRFDSTEGHYGYSQTLFPIVQGSTFKDLRVKSAEFIAEQGREGNAIGGLSVGEPAELMYEMTELVCDILPQDKPRYLMGVGTPANILENIALGVDMFDCVMPTRNARNGMLFTTQGIMNIANKKWADDFTPIDEELGGYVSTFYSRSYVRHLFHSKEMLGPQIASIHNLTFYLWLVKQARQQILAGTFREWKDRMVKQVMTRL; this is encoded by the coding sequence ATGACCTTCGACCTCATAGCCAACGACCCCCATAGTAAAGCCCGCGCCGGCGTCGTACACACCGACCACGGCGCCATTGAAACGCCTATTTTCATGCCTGTGGGCACGGCCGGCACCGTAAAAGCCGTGCAGCAGCGCGACCTGAAAGACGATATTCAGGCCCAGATTATCCTCGGCAACACCTACCACCTCTACCTGCGCCCGGGCCTGGAGGTGCTTAGCAAAGCCGGCGGCTTGCACAAGTTCAACGGCTGGGACCGGCCAATTCTGACCGACTCAGGTGGGTACCAGGTGTACTCGCTGTCGGGTACGCGCAAAATCAAAGAGGAGGGCGTGAAATTCCGCTCCCACATTGATGGCTCGCAGCACTTATTTTCGCCCGAAGGGGTCATGGACATTCAACGCACCATTGGGGCCGACATCATCATGGCCTTCGACGAGTGCACGCCCTGGCCCTGCGAGTACGACTACGCCGCCCGCTCCCTCGACATGACCCATCGTTGGCTCCAGCGCTGCATCCAGCGTTTCGACAGCACCGAGGGCCACTACGGCTACTCCCAAACCCTTTTTCCGATTGTGCAGGGTAGCACTTTCAAGGACCTGCGCGTGAAATCGGCGGAGTTTATTGCCGAGCAGGGTCGCGAGGGCAACGCCATTGGCGGCCTGAGCGTAGGCGAACCGGCCGAGCTCATGTACGAAATGACCGAGCTAGTCTGCGACATTCTGCCCCAGGACAAGCCGCGCTACCTCATGGGGGTCGGCACGCCGGCCAACATTCTGGAAAACATTGCCTTGGGCGTGGATATGTTCGACTGCGTGATGCCCACCCGCAACGCCCGCAACGGTATGTTGTTCACTACCCAGGGCATTATGAACATTGCCAACAAGAAGTGGGCCGACGACTTCACGCCGATTGACGAGGAGCTGGGCGGCTACGTCAGCACGTTTTACTCCCGCTCCTACGTGCGCCACCTCTTCCACAGCAAGGAAATGCTGGGCCCTCAAATTGCTTCCATTCATAACCTGACCTTCTACCTCTGGCTAGTAAAGCAGGCCCGCCAGCAAATCCTGGCCGGCACCTTCCGGGAGTGGAAGGACCGGATGGTAAAGCAGGTGATGACGCGGTTGTAA
- a CDS encoding glycosyltransferase: protein MPTFATRFTTCALPFHLSPALWLLLACGLIQLFYAAYYFLPFARRPPEPSNGPDAEPVSVLVCAHNELENLRRLLPLLLQQDYPAGFELLLIDDRSEDDTYLFVQQLTQYYPHVRLVTVNKTPDGLAPKKYALTLGIKVARYERMVFTDADCIPATNQWLRYMQRGFDKPADVVLGYSAYAEENGFLNKLIRFETFLTGAQYLSFAWRGQPYMGVGRNLGYTRQVFQLTKGFASHIRSLSGDDDLLVQDAVARGARVAVIADPGAHTLSEPAQTWGEWWRQKRRHLSAGRQYRFVDRLRIGTFIGVNLLFYSTAIGLLFSRPDWVPLAAVWLVRTVAMMAVYYQLGRRLEDRLPLAWLPVLDAVYFFYYLALGMSLFLYRTLRWK, encoded by the coding sequence ATGCCTACTTTTGCAACTCGATTCACGACCTGCGCCTTGCCTTTCCATCTTTCTCCGGCTCTGTGGCTGCTGCTGGCCTGCGGGCTGATACAGCTTTTCTACGCGGCCTACTACTTTCTGCCCTTCGCCCGCCGTCCCCCGGAGCCATCCAACGGCCCCGACGCGGAGCCCGTGTCCGTGCTGGTGTGCGCCCACAACGAACTGGAAAATCTGCGTCGTTTGCTACCTCTGCTGTTGCAGCAAGACTACCCCGCTGGCTTCGAGCTACTGCTCATTGATGACCGCTCCGAGGACGATACGTACCTGTTCGTGCAGCAGCTCACCCAGTACTACCCCCACGTGCGGCTGGTTACCGTCAATAAGACACCTGACGGATTGGCACCCAAAAAATACGCTCTTACGCTCGGTATTAAAGTAGCCCGCTACGAGCGCATGGTGTTTACCGATGCAGATTGCATTCCGGCCACTAACCAGTGGCTCAGGTACATGCAACGCGGCTTCGATAAACCGGCCGATGTGGTGCTGGGGTATTCGGCCTACGCGGAGGAAAACGGCTTTTTGAATAAGTTGATTCGGTTTGAAACCTTCCTGACGGGGGCACAGTATTTGTCGTTCGCGTGGCGCGGCCAACCTTACATGGGGGTGGGGCGCAACCTTGGGTATACCCGGCAGGTCTTTCAACTGACTAAAGGTTTCGCTTCCCACATCCGCAGCCTTTCCGGCGACGACGACCTGCTGGTGCAGGACGCCGTGGCCCGCGGGGCCCGGGTAGCCGTAATAGCCGACCCGGGAGCCCATACTCTTAGTGAACCAGCCCAGACATGGGGCGAGTGGTGGCGCCAAAAGCGCCGGCACCTTTCCGCGGGCCGGCAATACCGGTTCGTAGATCGTCTTCGGATTGGAACATTTATTGGCGTAAATTTGCTATTCTACAGCACGGCAATCGGCCTGCTGTTTTCCCGCCCCGACTGGGTACCTTTGGCCGCAGTGTGGCTCGTGCGCACCGTGGCGATGATGGCCGTGTACTACCAGCTCGGTCGTCGGCTCGAGGATCGGCTGCCGCTGGCGTGGCTACCCGTCCTCGACGCTGTGTATTTTTTTTATTATCTCGCTCTGGGAATGTCGCTGTTCCTCTACCGTACCCTCCGATGGAAGTAA
- a CDS encoding RNA polymerase sigma factor, with the protein MEVNNQEKQFSAKAKHDFKLIRAAVEQSDEKAYAELMQIYKKPVYHVVLKMVRNPDDAEDLTIEAFAKAFRNLHKFNPEFAFSTWLFRIATNNCIDFIRKNKIKTMSIDSAIKIDNGDEITIDFRDQNLNPQESAIKNQKIEIMQHVVSRLPEKYQRLVTLRYFDELSYEEIAQELKAPLGTVKAQLHRARELLYDMVKNKKEII; encoded by the coding sequence ATGGAAGTAAACAATCAGGAAAAACAGTTCTCCGCCAAAGCCAAGCACGACTTCAAGCTGATTCGGGCCGCCGTTGAGCAGAGCGACGAAAAAGCCTACGCCGAACTGATGCAGATCTACAAGAAGCCGGTGTACCACGTCGTGCTGAAGATGGTGCGCAACCCCGACGACGCGGAGGACCTCACCATTGAGGCTTTTGCCAAAGCCTTCCGCAACCTGCACAAGTTCAACCCGGAGTTTGCCTTCAGCACCTGGCTGTTCCGCATTGCCACCAACAACTGCATTGACTTTATTCGCAAGAATAAAATCAAGACGATGTCGATTGACTCGGCCATCAAGATTGACAACGGCGACGAAATCACCATTGACTTCCGCGACCAGAACCTGAACCCGCAGGAGTCAGCCATCAAGAATCAGAAAATCGAGATTATGCAGCACGTGGTGTCGCGGCTGCCCGAGAAATACCAGCGCCTCGTAACCCTGCGCTACTTCGATGAACTGAGCTACGAGGAAATTGCCCAGGAGCTAAAAGCCCCACTCGGTACCGTGAAAGCTCAGCTGCACCGCGCCCGGGAGCTGCTCTATGACATGGTGAAGAACAAAAAGGAAATCATCTAG
- the rsmG gene encoding 16S rRNA (guanine(527)-N(7))-methyltransferase RsmG, with translation MDIITHYFPNLTDHQRQQFQQLETEFRSWNERLNLVARTDVDNLAERHFLHSLGIAKVVEFAPGSSVLDVGTGGGLPGLPLAILFPEVKFHLVDSIGKKIRAVQEMAHALHLPNVTAEQTRAEQLRPKYDYVVSRAVARLATFHTWIAHRFKPRNEAAPNSGLYYLKGGDLAEEIEESGLQATVLDLHDFYTEEFFETKKVVVVPATYSGR, from the coding sequence ATGGATATTATCACCCACTACTTTCCTAATCTTACCGACCACCAGCGCCAGCAGTTTCAGCAGCTCGAAACCGAGTTCCGGAGCTGGAATGAGCGCCTCAACCTAGTGGCCCGTACGGATGTCGACAACCTTGCGGAGCGGCATTTTCTGCATTCGCTGGGTATTGCCAAGGTAGTGGAGTTTGCGCCCGGCTCGTCGGTGTTGGATGTGGGCACGGGAGGTGGCTTGCCGGGGCTGCCACTGGCCATTCTGTTTCCGGAGGTAAAGTTTCACTTGGTTGACAGCATCGGCAAGAAAATCAGGGCCGTGCAGGAAATGGCCCACGCCCTGCACCTACCCAACGTAACCGCCGAACAAACCCGGGCCGAACAACTTCGCCCGAAATACGACTACGTAGTAAGTCGCGCTGTGGCCCGCCTGGCTACCTTCCACACCTGGATTGCCCACCGGTTTAAGCCCCGCAACGAAGCCGCTCCCAACAGCGGCCTTTACTACCTCAAAGGAGGCGACTTAGCCGAAGAGATAGAAGAATCGGGCCTGCAGGCAACCGTGCTTGATTTACATGATTTCTACACAGAAGAGTTTTTCGAAACGAAAAAAGTAGTGGTAGTGCCGGCTACTTATAGCGGCCGCTGA
- a CDS encoding YheT family hydrolase, with translation MPLVSHSSYQPPFYLFNGHLQTIVPSLWRSVPEVRYQRERVETEDGDFLDLDWSRPPAELPTDTLAIVSHGLEGDASRPYVRGMVRALNQAGMDALAWNYRSCSGEMNRLLRSYHLGDTDDLDFVVRYALGTTRYRRVFLTGFSAGGNVTLKYLGENPDRVPRQVQRAAVFSVPTDLKSSSYHIARPENRIYLKRFMKTLRAKMRQKADLLPGQVDLTNIDALQDFPQFDDRFTAPMHGFTSADEYYEHASSGRYLAGIQIPTLLVNALNDPFLPPSCFPREVATRSAFVYLETPADGGHVGFGEGSPDGAYYSERRAVEFLTAEVPA, from the coding sequence ATGCCTCTTGTTTCGCACTCTTCTTATCAGCCGCCGTTCTACCTCTTTAATGGCCACCTGCAGACAATCGTACCTAGTTTATGGCGCTCCGTGCCGGAGGTGCGCTACCAACGGGAGCGAGTTGAAACGGAAGACGGTGATTTCCTAGACCTAGACTGGTCCCGCCCGCCTGCCGAGTTACCGACTGATACCTTAGCCATCGTTTCGCATGGTCTGGAAGGAGATGCCAGCCGACCCTACGTGCGCGGTATGGTGCGCGCACTCAACCAGGCCGGCATGGATGCCCTGGCTTGGAACTACCGCAGCTGCAGCGGCGAAATGAACCGCCTGCTTCGCTCCTACCACCTCGGCGACACCGACGACCTGGACTTTGTGGTGCGCTACGCCTTGGGCACTACCCGCTACCGTCGAGTCTTCCTCACGGGCTTTTCAGCTGGAGGGAATGTTACCTTGAAGTACCTGGGCGAAAATCCAGACCGAGTGCCGCGGCAGGTGCAGCGGGCCGCTGTTTTCTCGGTACCCACTGACTTAAAGTCCAGCTCCTACCACATTGCCCGCCCAGAAAACCGCATCTACCTCAAACGGTTCATGAAAACCCTGCGGGCTAAGATGCGCCAGAAAGCAGACCTTCTCCCCGGGCAGGTTGATCTCACAAACATCGACGCCTTGCAAGATTTCCCGCAGTTCGATGACCGGTTCACGGCTCCCATGCACGGGTTCACGTCGGCGGATGAGTATTATGAGCATGCCAGCTCTGGTCGCTACCTGGCTGGTATTCAAATTCCTACCTTACTGGTTAACGCCCTAAACGACCCCTTTCTGCCTCCCTCCTGCTTCCCGCGGGAGGTAGCAACCCGCAGTGCCTTCGTGTACCTAGAAACGCCGGCCGATGGTGGTCACGTGGGTTTTGGAGAGGGCAGCCCCGATGGCGCCTACTATTCGGAGCGCCGAGCCGTGGAGTTCCTGACGGCAGAGGTGCCCGCCTAG
- a CDS encoding DUF4142 domain-containing protein, giving the protein MKTTKALFSLFAAGSLLAATACSSTNTGTSAGGTTSGSSMGSNSGMDATGSSGSMGTSSSAGMSSGSAGATGSAGTSSTATISGTGGSNATAGTGGAADMTAFMATFSTMQDPVFLMTAASSNLLEIQMGQMATQKASNADVKKFGQMMVDHHTRATQELKTVATPLGVTLPQTMMPVHQAMADRLMAKSGKAFDEDYMDAMETAHKMDIAMFEVKSNAAETPTVKAFATKTLPMLRSHEKMASEVEKKVD; this is encoded by the coding sequence ATGAAAACGACAAAAGCACTTTTTAGCCTTTTTGCCGCTGGCTCTTTGCTGGCCGCTACCGCTTGTAGCAGCACCAACACAGGTACCTCCGCCGGCGGTACTACCTCCGGTAGCAGTATGGGTAGCAATTCAGGCATGGATGCTACCGGGAGCAGTGGCAGCATGGGTACTAGCTCTAGCGCCGGAATGTCGTCTGGTAGCGCTGGGGCTACTGGCTCGGCTGGTACTAGCAGCACGGCCACCATTAGCGGTACGGGCGGTAGCAATGCCACGGCCGGTACCGGTGGAGCTGCTGATATGACTGCCTTTATGGCCACCTTCTCTACCATGCAAGACCCCGTATTCCTGATGACGGCGGCTAGCAGCAATCTGCTAGAGATACAAATGGGGCAAATGGCAACCCAAAAAGCATCAAATGCCGACGTGAAAAAGTTTGGTCAGATGATGGTAGACCACCACACCCGCGCCACGCAGGAGCTGAAAACAGTGGCTACTCCGCTGGGCGTAACGCTACCTCAAACCATGATGCCCGTCCATCAGGCTATGGCCGACCGATTAATGGCGAAATCCGGTAAAGCTTTCGACGAGGACTATATGGATGCCATGGAAACGGCGCATAAGATGGACATTGCCATGTTCGAAGTAAAAAGCAACGCTGCCGAAACCCCCACGGTAAAAGCCTTTGCTACGAAAACGCTACCCATGCTTCGCTCCCACGAAAAGATGGCTAGCGAAGTGGAGAAGAAGGTCGATTAA
- the rpsT gene encoding 30S ribosomal protein S20, translated as MANHKSALKRIRSNEAKRVLNRYQAKSTRTAIKKLRGTTDATAAQELLKKVSSMLDRLAKKNIIHKNKAANNKSKLAKFVKSLAA; from the coding sequence ATGGCAAATCATAAGTCGGCCCTCAAGCGCATCCGTTCCAACGAAGCTAAGCGCGTGCTGAACCGTTACCAGGCTAAATCTACCCGCACGGCTATCAAGAAGCTGCGTGGCACCACCGACGCTACGGCTGCTCAGGAGCTGCTGAAGAAAGTATCGTCGATGCTGGACCGTCTGGCCAAGAAGAACATCATTCACAAGAACAAAGCCGCTAACAATAAGTCGAAGCTGGCTAAGTTCGTGAAGTCGCTGGCTGCTTAA
- the pyk gene encoding pyruvate kinase has protein sequence MESRPHFNRTKIIATVGPASNTYEKLGMLMREGVDVFRLNFSHGSHEDHLSVINTVRRLNKDMRMNVGLLQDLQGPKIRLGEVEGGGVEIKAGDKIKLVCGEKEITTATRLSTIYLGLARDVKAGDMILIDDGKIELRVLATDRDKEVDVEVIYGGLVKPRKGINLPDSEVSAPSMTEKDIEDLKFGLENEVDWIALSFARRAEDIRFIKSLIAESGKSARVIAKIETPEGLRNLDEIIALTDAVMVARGDLGVEVKMEEVPMAQKMIVEKCNKAGKPVIVATQMMESMITAPRPTRAETSDVANAVIDGADAVMLSAETAVGAYPAEVIRSMVGTITSVESRMPSLYHHWYPITPDSPTFMVDSVLSAACHLAKNTGAKAITGMTHRGYTAFQMAKYRPKANIFIFTDNRALLTTLSLIWGVRGFYYDRMVSTDSTVSDIKYALTTTGHLQKGDVFINTASMPINEKGKTNMVKVSVA, from the coding sequence ATGGAATCTCGACCGCACTTTAATAGAACCAAGATCATTGCCACCGTGGGGCCCGCCTCCAACACCTACGAAAAGCTGGGCATGCTCATGCGAGAAGGTGTCGACGTGTTCCGGCTTAACTTCTCCCACGGCAGCCATGAGGACCACCTATCAGTAATCAACACCGTGCGCCGCCTCAACAAGGACATGCGTATGAACGTGGGGCTGCTGCAAGATTTGCAGGGCCCTAAAATTCGGTTGGGTGAGGTAGAAGGCGGCGGAGTAGAAATCAAGGCCGGCGATAAAATCAAGCTGGTTTGCGGTGAGAAGGAGATTACCACTGCTACCCGCCTGAGCACGATTTACCTAGGGTTGGCCCGCGACGTGAAAGCCGGCGACATGATCCTCATCGATGACGGCAAAATTGAGCTGCGCGTGCTGGCTACGGACCGCGACAAGGAAGTAGATGTAGAAGTAATTTATGGCGGCTTGGTAAAGCCCCGTAAAGGCATCAATCTTCCTGACTCCGAGGTGTCGGCCCCGTCCATGACGGAGAAGGACATTGAGGATTTAAAGTTTGGGTTGGAAAACGAGGTAGACTGGATTGCTCTGTCGTTTGCCCGCCGGGCCGAGGATATCCGTTTCATCAAGAGCCTGATTGCGGAAAGCGGCAAGTCGGCCCGCGTGATTGCTAAGATTGAAACCCCGGAAGGCCTCCGCAACCTCGATGAAATCATTGCCCTCACCGACGCCGTAATGGTTGCCCGCGGCGACCTAGGGGTGGAAGTGAAGATGGAAGAGGTGCCAATGGCCCAGAAAATGATTGTGGAGAAGTGCAATAAGGCTGGCAAGCCCGTTATCGTAGCTACCCAGATGATGGAGAGCATGATTACGGCCCCCCGCCCCACCCGCGCCGAAACCAGCGACGTAGCCAACGCAGTAATCGACGGCGCAGATGCCGTCATGCTTTCCGCCGAAACGGCCGTGGGCGCCTACCCCGCCGAAGTAATTCGCTCCATGGTAGGCACTATCACGAGCGTGGAGAGCCGCATGCCTAGCCTGTACCACCACTGGTACCCCATCACGCCTGACTCGCCTACCTTCATGGTTGACAGCGTACTGTCGGCGGCCTGCCACTTGGCCAAGAACACGGGGGCTAAAGCCATTACCGGCATGACGCACCGGGGCTACACGGCCTTTCAGATGGCGAAGTATCGGCCCAAAGCCAACATCTTCATCTTCACCGATAACCGTGCCCTGCTTACTACCCTAAGCCTGATCTGGGGGGTGCGTGGCTTCTACTACGACCGGATGGTCAGCACTGATAGCACCGTATCGGATATTAAATACGCCCTGACCACCACAGGCCATTTGCAAAAAGGCGACGTGTTCATCAACACGGCCTCCATGCCCATCAACGAGAAAGGCAAAACCAACATGGTGAAAGTAAGCGTGGCATAA
- a CDS encoding IPExxxVDY family protein — MKTLTLDVEYDCEFDLFGLVSSTREHTLAWILNRTLNLRLVKQQDLIYDLFNKGRLVISNYLYATEHFTLRLLRNRSVDPSPLKKPFLAPDIKEYDYLLQVSNGTGALTPEELLVQLTALPEVQLVSQFDPNDLKFKENLLF, encoded by the coding sequence ATGAAAACCCTTACGCTCGATGTGGAATACGACTGCGAGTTCGACCTGTTCGGTCTCGTTTCGTCGACGCGGGAGCACACGCTGGCCTGGATTCTGAACCGCACGCTTAACCTGCGGCTGGTGAAACAGCAGGACCTAATTTACGACCTGTTCAACAAAGGCCGGCTCGTCATTAGCAACTACCTCTACGCCACCGAGCACTTCACGCTTCGTTTGCTGCGCAACCGGTCCGTGGACCCCTCGCCCCTGAAAAAGCCCTTCCTGGCCCCTGATATCAAGGAGTACGATTATTTGCTACAGGTCAGCAACGGCACGGGAGCCCTCACGCCGGAGGAGCTGCTGGTGCAGCTAACGGCCCTGCCGGAAGTTCAGTTGGTTAGTCAATTCGACCCTAATGACCTTAAATTCAAAGAAAATCTGCTCTTTTGA
- a CDS encoding acyl carrier protein: protein MSEIAEKVKAIIIDKLGVEASEVTPEASFTNDLGADSLDTVELIMEFEKEFNVSIPDDQAENIGTVGQAISYLEEHAK, encoded by the coding sequence ATGTCTGAAATTGCAGAAAAAGTAAAGGCCATCATCATTGATAAACTCGGCGTAGAAGCTTCGGAAGTTACTCCGGAGGCTAGCTTCACCAACGACCTGGGCGCTGACTCGCTGGATACCGTTGAGCTCATCATGGAGTTCGAAAAAGAATTCAACGTGTCTATCCCCGACGACCAGGCCGAGAATATCGGTACCGTGGGCCAGGCCATCAGCTACCTCGAAGAGCACGCTAAGTAG